The window TAATTTTTATTAAGTATTTGTCTATGATTTCATCTTTCACCGCATGTCTTATTCCCAAATACCACATTTGCTTTAAAAAGCTTACCGTGGTTTACGTTATCGAAGAACCCCTTTATATCCACATCGACGACATAATGAAGCTTATTTTTGTTTGCTAGTGTCACTGCTCTTGAATATGCGTGTATTGTTCCACGATTAGGTCTAAAACCATAGCTGTGTTTGTGGAATTTTGCTTCACATATTGGTTCTAATATTTGCAAAAGACACTGTTGTATAAGTCTGTCTTCAATTGTTGGGATACCTAGAGGTCTTATTCCTCCGTTTTTCTTGATATTTCTAAAAGCCAATTTTATATTTTGAGGACTAATAACTAAATCGTAAAGATTTTACCTTTTTGACTTTGGTCATATAACATATCAAACATTTCTTGTGTGTTGTAATATTCGTTATTTCTCAGCTTTTGCTTCTTTAACTTCTTCGATTGTAAGTTAGAATCAGTCAAGTACTCACTTCTTTCACGAACTATAGTTCATGATTTCAGCTTTCTTTTCTTTTAGTCATACCGGAACCTGATTTTCTGTATTTTAAAGTTAGTTTTCTAAGAGTTGACTAGTGGCTATCCCTCCGCTGCTTGTTATCACAGCTTCATCGGTACTGTGCCACCACCTTCACCAACATAAAAGGAGTTATATAAGAGCCTTTTCAGGTATTCTTACTTTCCTCACTACCGTTTCTCAGGGTGTATGCCCTCCACGTTGTTGGCTTACCACGTTCCGAGAATCTTATCTGTACATATATCCTTAGGTGTTCCCTCTAACCCTGTTAGCTTGATGATGCCTGTAACATCATAGGGTATTTCATAAAGACAAGTCTTACTTTACCCCACTAACCCTTAACTTGTAAGGACTGACCTTTCGACCAGTTATACCTCTAGAGCCGTACATTCGGGAATTCGTCAACAGATGGTTGTTTCATCTGATTTCTCACCATAGATATTTTATAGAACCCATACCTATCAGGTATACCCTCTGCCTCCAGAGAGATTTCCTCGTCTTTCTCGTTAGGATACCTTTCAGCAGTTCTTCACCGAGCTTAGAACCCTCACTATCATACAATAGTGAACGCACTTCGGAGCCTTAGGCGAGCCTTTCAGGGCGTTACCCCGTCATTCGACTCTTCAGATTCTCAGTTCTCCTAGCTGTTTGCCAGTGGCTAATCTTTTCAATTAGCAACGTGTCGCACTATCCTGATACTCATCGACGTGAATATATTGAAATTTCCTTTGGTAATTTTCAAGCACCTCAGGGACTCTGCGGAATAAATTAATTGTCATCATGATGAATGGTGATAGGTAACAATTTGATGTTATCTCCATGTTTTCCCCCACCCCACACCGTACGTGCACCTTTCAGCGCATACGGCGTTCCAACAATGCTAATCTATTTCAATTTCACTTTTTCCTTAATTGAAATTTACTTTAGATATTTGCACTGTCTAAGGGCTATCCCTCCACTACTTGTTATCATAGCTTCTCAGGTACTGTGCCCTCGCTCTCACAGACATTAAACCCACTTCGTTTCCTTATAGGGTTAGATACAACCTGGTAAAAGTTATACGTATCTTGTCTGCTTTCCACGTTCCGAATTTACTAGCTGTACATATAGCCTTAGGTCTCTGCTTTAAGCCTGCAACATATATATCTTTTTGGTGATATCCCGAATTTCTTAACGACCACTCATACTTTTCGGTATGCTGCACTCCATTTTAAGGAGCTAAGAAGTTTCCCTCTTATCTTCGTCTAGACCCGTACATTCGCAGATTCGTCAGTCTACATTTAGACATTCTAACCATAGCTATTTTATAGCGCCCCACGCTATCACAACCATATCCTAAGGACTTAGGTTATTTCACGTGACTTCATCCCGCTTTATACCTTGCAGAAATACCACTCTGCAACGCATAGGGAAGTATTAGGCTGTATGTTTCATAAGACCATAACTTATTTCATTCCATACATCGTAAATTCAGTTGTAACTAAGTTTACTTAGTCCTCACCTTTACCGCATTTAACAAATGCTTAGGGTGAAACGTGTCGCACGGTCGTCGAAATCTAGTGCTTGGTTTTTCTGCAGGCGTTTTTGATATTCGGTGTATACATCACTTACTATCTTTTCAATATAGTCTCCAACATTCTTTGCATATGTTTCCGGATCAATCAATTCATTCTTTGCTGAACTAATTGAACCTAAAATAGCTCGAGGGTCATGCTTTTTCGGGTCGAGGTTTTTATCCTTTAGGATTTGTTTAATAACGGACAACTGATCCCCTGAATCTAGGATGGTAAAATTCCGGTTAAAGCCGATGCGATCAATATCTCTTCTTAATATCCTTACACACATGGAGTGAAAGGTAGAAATCCACACCTCATCTGCTGCCCCGCCCATCAATCGATATATTCTCTCCCTCATTTCGCGAGCCGCCTTGTTCGTGAAAGTGATCGCTAGAATGTTATAAGGGTTCACTTGCTTTTCTACCATTAAATAGGCAATTCGATGGGTC of the Bacillus tuaregi genome contains:
- a CDS encoding UvrD-helicase domain-containing protein; this encodes MNFLTDKLLNGLNPQQQGAVKTTDGPLLIMAGAGSGKTRVLTHRIAYLMVEKQVNPYNILAITFTNKAAREMRERIYRLMGGAADEVWISTFHSMCVRILRRDIDRIGFNRNFTILDSGDQLSVIKQILKDKNLDPKKHDPRAILGSISSAKNELIDPETYAKNVGDYIEKIVSDVYTEYQKRLQKNQALDFDDRATRFTLSIC